From the Streptomyces sp. Sge12 genome, the window GACGTGCGGATGCCGCGGCGCGGCGGGATCGAGGCATGCACCTCGATCAAGGAGGTGGCCCCCTCCGCGAAGATCATCATGCTGACGATCAGCGACGAGGAGGCGGACCTCTACGATGCGATCAAGGCGGGTGCCACCGGGTACCTCCTGAAGGAGATCTCCACGGACGAGGTGGCGACGGCGATCCGGGCGGTGGCGGACGGCCAGTCCCAGATCAGCCCGTCGATGGCGTCGAAACTGCTCACCGAGTTCAAGTCGATGATCCAGCGGACCGACGAGCGGCGGCTGGTGCCCGCCCCGAGACTGACGGACCGCGAACTGGAGGTCCTGAAACTGGTGGCCACCGGTATGAACAACCGCGATATCGCGAAGGAGTTGTTCATTTCCGAGAACACCGTGAAGAACCACGTCCGCAACATCCTGGAGAAGCTCCAGCTGCACTCC encodes:
- a CDS encoding response regulator; the encoded protein is MADSFGPVRGDDGVTDCRGTDPSAEPAGEPIRVLVVDDHALFRRGLEIVLAQEEDIQVVGEAGDGAEAVDKAADLLPDIVLMDVRMPRRGGIEACTSIKEVAPSAKIIMLTISDEEADLYDAIKAGATGYLLKEISTDEVATAIRAVADGQSQISPSMASKLLTEFKSMIQRTDERRLVPAPRLTDRELEVLKLVATGMNNRDIAKELFISENTVKNHVRNILEKLQLHSRMEAVVYAMREKILEIR